Proteins encoded by one window of Cervus canadensis isolate Bull #8, Minnesota chromosome 18, ASM1932006v1, whole genome shotgun sequence:
- the PPP1R15A gene encoding LOW QUALITY PROTEIN: protein phosphatase 1 regulatory subunit 15A (The sequence of the model RefSeq protein was modified relative to this genomic sequence to represent the inferred CDS: inserted 1 base in 1 codon): MAPGQMPHQPAHWRGTHPFFLLSPLMGLLSRAWSLLRGPGPPEPWLVEAVTKADQGGAGLEDEAKASLATYHAPWGRRPQEETEDSGAAEEDGEASPGAYPDLEAERSLPEVWGLSDDDDEKYGGEEATGVPGEQEEFMDGQPAPLSLSLLMRSLLDLPGEQESKEEAVTGGKEVTAFSFPLSHWECCPGEEEEEEEENGEAIRVCGPVNGATEGRTETEAATKTSMSPSSVGSHLRAWECCLGEEPEEEEKDKQAEKGDADPGPHSASLAQRPSLRTWQHPSSVITEEEEDSDSEETGASSSVPATSAFLSAWVYRPGEDTEDXEEEEDCDSEATEDEGEAEASSSIPPTSAFLSAWVYQPGEDTEEEEDCDSEATEDEGEAEASSSIPPTSAFLSAWVYQPGEDTEDCDSEATEDEGEAEASSSIPPTSAFLSAWVYQPGEDTEEENEHEDEDDESGAADLGPSPSLQTQSALLRDQIYQPGEKTDRGEAAEKWGEAEPCPFQVAIYLPGEKPPLPWAPPRLPLRLQRRLKSAQTPTRHPDLEPLPKTRKVRFSEKVSVHPLVVWAGPAQAARRGPWEQFARDRSRFARRIAQVQEELGPYLTPAARARAWARLGNPPTSLATVPAPTWTSPMSPIQATPLSHALAPPSPPCVSPSLDLSGRRG; the protein is encoded by the exons ATGGCTCCAGGCCAAATGCCCCATCAGCCTGCCCACTGGAGAGGTACCCACCCCTTCTTCCTCCTGTCCCCACTGATGGGCCTTCTCAGCCGGGCGTGGAGCCTCCTGAGGGGCCCAGGACCTCCAGAGCCCTGGCTAGTGGAAGCAGTAACCAAAGCAGATCAGGGAGGAGCTGGCCTGGAGGATGAAGCAAAGGCTTCTCTGGCCACCTACCATGCCCCCTGGGGCAGGCGCCCTCAAGAGGAGACCGAAGACAGTGGAGCGGCTGAGGAGGACGGAGAAGCCTCCCCGGGGGCCTACCCTGACCTGGAAGCCGAGCGCTCTCTTCCCGAAGTCTGGGGACTttcagatgatgatgatgaaaagtATGGTGGGGAAGAAGCAACTGGTGTCCCTGGAGAGCAGGAAGAATTTATGGATGGCCAGcctgctcccctgtccctcaGCCTTCTGATGAGATCTCTGCTGGACCTTCCTGGGGAGCAGGAATCTAAGGAAGAAGCGGTTACTGGAGGTAAAGAAGTGACCGCgttctcttttcctctgtcacATTGGGAGTGTTgcccaggggaggaggaagaagaggaggaggagaatggaGAAGCCATTAGGGTGTGCGGCCCGGTAAATGGAGCCACAGAAGGAAGAACAGAGACTGAAGCAGCCACGAAGACCTCCATGTCCCCCTCATCTGTAggctcccacctcagggcctgggAATGTTGTTTGGGAGAGGagcctgaggaggaggagaaggacaaACAGGCTGAGAAAGGAGATGCTGACCCAGGGCCACACTCCGCAAGTCTAGCCCAGAGGCCCTCGCTCAGGACCTGGCAGCATCCATCCAGTGTGatcacagaggaggaggaggacagtgATTCAGAGGAAACGGGGGCTTCCTCTTCTGTCCCAGCCACAAGTGCCTTCCTGAGCGCCTGGGTGTATCGACCAGGAGAAGACACAGAgg aggaggaagaggaggactgTGATTCAGAAGCAACTGAAGATGAGGGAGAAGCCGAGGCCTCCTCTTCAATCCCACCCACAAGTGCCTTCCTGAGTGCCTGGGTGTATCAGCCAGGAGAAGACACGGAGGAAGAGGAGGACTGTGATTCAGAAGCAACTGAAGATGAGGGAGAAGCCGAGGCCTCCTCTTCAATCCCACCCACAAGTGCCTTCCTGAGTGCCTGGGTGTATCAGCCAGGAGAAGACACGGAGGACTGTGATTCAGAAGCAACTGAAGATGAGGGAGAAGCCGAGGCCTCCTCTTCAATCCCACCCACAAGTGCCTTCCTGAGTGCCTGGGTGTATCAACCAGgagaagacacagaggaagaaaatgagcATGAGGATGAAGATGATGAATCAGGAGCAGCTGACTTGGGACCCAGCCCCTCCCTTCAGACCCAGAGTGCCCTCCTCAGGGACCAGATTTATCAGCCTGGAGAGAAAACAGACAGAGGGGAAGCTGCTGAGAAGTGGGGAGAAGCTGAGCCCTGCCCCTTCCAAGTGGCCATCTATCTACCTGGAGAGAAGCCCCCTCTTCCCTGGGCTCCTCCTCGGCTGCCCCTCCGACTACAAAGACGGCTCAAGTCTGCACAAACCCCCACCAGGCATCCGGACCTTGAACCTCTCCCAAAGACCAGAAAG GTGCGCTTCTCTGAGAAGGTCTCCGTCCATCCCCTGGTTGTCTGGGCAGGACCGGCCCAGGCCGCCCGCAGAGGCCCCTGGGAGCAATTTGCCCGGGATCGAAGCCGCTTCGCCCGACGTATCGCCCAGGTCCAAGAGGAGCTGGGTCCCTACCTCACCCCTGCTGCCCGGGCCAGGGCCTGGGCACGTCTCGGGAACCCTCCCACTTCCCTGGCCACCGTCCCTGCCCCTACCTGGACCTCACCGATGTCCCCCATCCAGGCCACGCCCTTGAGCCACGCTctggcccctccctcccctccatgtGTGTCTCCTAGCCTAGACCTCAGTGGGAGGCGTGGCTAA